Proteins from one Oncorhynchus tshawytscha isolate Ot180627B linkage group LG16, Otsh_v2.0, whole genome shotgun sequence genomic window:
- the si:dkey-7l6.3 gene encoding neurotrophin receptor-interacting factor 2 has translation MLAVRQFLPNTMTNYRAFHTQLSSIMDALTKAAVADICELVDDSYAVLQLEISRSHKENEALRRKLELIETIIARGQRGNMAETNHQANIDSLNAEHSSSSGRAACTKQSNENLRRAGKITAVREATEQSENKEVVLQVPEEEKIRPDIVLIKEEKLGGDLDSSNDTQDVLLFSEKGTEASYGEVDDSEEGPSRTTSSTITTREWDRSGEDSGHRSEQGNESSQRTPQFLHSKFTAGRWNPLSLNYTLHETPSESGSSPPGGNNEMETVEPVYDFPSETDTVPSTHPTGKRFPFEPDSSPNSLAGNFEMKREVSMVSSLPYDVELDMCSSWSNQDMLGMVSMQDGKYLKPDRRELLLDKVADLSSAHYQMTAAGLHAAAKYDSRDSKRFICTFCSKCFTSSRNLETHLRVHTGERPYSCTQCGKRFTQSGHLKTHQSVHTGERPFACEQCGKRFAGKQNLRLHQQKNHPNL, from the exons ATGCTAGCTGTGCGCCAATTTCTACCTAACACAATGACCAACTACAGAGCTTTTCATACACAACTGTCGTCCATCATGGATGCATTGACCAAAGCGGCGGTGGCAGATATCTGCGAGCTCGTAGATGACAGTTATGCTGTTTTACAATTGGAAATCTCTCGAAGCCACAAAGAGAATGAGGCATTGAGAAGGAAACTCGAGTTGATCGAGACCATCATTGCGCGTGGGCAGAGAGGGAATATGGCAGAAACAAACCACCAAGCTAACATTGATTCCCTCAATgccg AACATTCCTCTTCATCTGGAAGGGCTGCCTGTACCAAGCAGTCAAATGAAAATCTAAGAAGAGCTGGAAAGATCACAGCTGTTCGGGAAGCCACAGAACAGTCTGAAAATAAAGAG GTGGTTTTGCAGGTACCTGAAGAGGAGAAGATCAGACCTGACATAGTCTTAATCAAGGAGGAGAAGCTGGGCGGGGACTTGGATAGTAGTAATGACACACAGGATGTTCTGCTATTCAGTGAGAAGG GTACTGAGGCGTCGTATGGTGAAGTGGATGACAGTGAAGAAGGGCCATCCAGAACAACCTCCTCCACCATAACTACGAGGGAGTGGGACAGAAGTGGAGAGGATAGTGGCCACCGATCCGAGCAGGGGAATGAAAGTTCTCAGAGGACTCCCCAGTTTTTGCATTCTAAATTCACTGCCGGAAGATGGAACCCCCTGAGCCTTAACTACACGCTGCATGAGACACCCAGTGAGTCTGGGTCCAGTCCACCGGGGGGGAATAATGAAATGGAGACAGTGGAACCCGTTTATGATTTCCCTTCAGAAACCGACACCGTCCCCTCTACTCACCCGACAGGGAAACGGTTTCCCTTTGAACCAGACAGTAGTCCAAATTCTCTCGCTGGGAATTTCGAAATGAAAAGAGAAGTTTCCATGGTCAGCTCTCTACCCTACGATGTGGAACTGGATATGTGTTCGTCATGGAGCAACCAGGATATGCTGGGAATGGTTTCCATGCAGGACGGGAAATACCTGAAACCGGACCGCAGGGAATTGCTGCTTGACAAGGTTGCAGACTTGAGCTCTGCCCATTATCAAATGACTGCCGCCGGACTTCACGCTGCAGCCAAGTATGACAGCAGAGACAGCAAGCGTTTTATTTGCACCTTCTGCAGCAAGTGTTTTACATCGTCGCGAAATCTGGAGACACACCTACgggttcacacaggagagagaccataCAGCTGCACCCAGTGCGGGAAGAGGTTCACCCAGTCTGGCCATCTGAAAACGCATCAGAGCGTACACACCGGAGAGCGGCCATTTGCCTGCGAGCAGTGTGGTAAAAGGTTTGCAGGGAAACAGAATTTGAGGTTACACCAACAGAAAAACCACCCTAATCTGTGA